One Actinomyces marmotae DNA window includes the following coding sequences:
- the rbfA gene encoding 30S ribosome-binding factor RbfA: MADSARARKVADRIHETVARLLQGRIKDPRLGFITITDVRVTGDLQQATVFYTVYGSDEERRDTAAALRSATGLIRSEVGRALGIRLTPTIAFQLDALPTTAKSIEDALAQARANDERIARAAEGAAYAGDADPYRHDDEEGAEDPAEGPDDGPAPGGAGAQGAAAAER; the protein is encoded by the coding sequence ATGGCCGACTCCGCCCGCGCCCGCAAGGTCGCCGACCGCATCCATGAGACCGTGGCCCGCCTCCTCCAGGGCCGCATCAAGGACCCCCGCCTGGGGTTCATCACCATCACCGACGTCCGCGTCACCGGCGACCTGCAGCAGGCCACCGTCTTCTACACCGTCTACGGCTCCGACGAGGAGCGCAGGGACACCGCCGCCGCGCTGCGCTCGGCCACCGGCCTCATCCGCTCCGAGGTGGGCCGCGCGCTCGGCATCCGGCTCACCCCCACGATCGCCTTCCAGCTCGATGCCCTGCCGACGACGGCCAAGTCCATCGAGGACGCCCTCGCCCAGGCCCGTGCCAACGATGAGCGGATCGCCCGCGCCGCCGAGGGCGCCGCCTACGCCGGGGACGCCGACCCCTACCGGCACGACGACGAGGAGGGCGCTGAGGACCCCGCCGAGGGGCCTGACGACGGGCCCGCCCCCGGGGGCGCCGGGGCGCAGGGCGCGGCGGCGGCCGAGCGGTGA